In Nitrospirota bacterium, the DNA window CTCTTCCATTCTCTCGCCTACGAAGACCGCCCGCCCACAGCCGGCCTTGTGAAAGGGAGCGTCACCTTCTCCGACGGCTCCCGGCTCCATTTCAGAGAGTTTCTCCGCCTGGGCGAGCCGATCATCAGGATGAAATACGCCTATCACTATGTGTCCGCGAGCGGCGGTCTTCTTTTCCGCTATGACAACGCCCTCGATCCTGCCGCGAAGCATCTTGCGAGTTATCCCGACCATAAGCACCTGCCCCACAGCATCGTGCCCTCTGAATCACCGCCGCTGGACCAAGCCCTTCGCGAAGCTGCTCAGCACATCAAGCGTCACTGAGCCTGCAATATTTGGCACTCGATGGCCAGGAAAAGAGGAGGTTATGAAGCCTTAATCCTGCGGATGATCTCACAGGGGTCGGCTGAAAGAGCCCTCGTAATCCGAACAAACTCGATGACATCCAGGCGTCTCTCCCTCAGCTCATACTTTGAAACATAAGATTGTGGCCGGCCCAAACGCCTGGCCAGATCCTGCTGGGTCAAACCCGCCGCTGACCCCCTCCCCAAAACTAGACCGTAGTGAGCTGGAAATTTCGCTCTTCCTGCAGCCCGGTTTCGGCCGCGCGTTGAGTGAATTCCCTGGGCGTTAAATCCCCGAGCGCGCTGTGTGGCCGGTGC includes these proteins:
- a CDS encoding DUF6516 family protein gives rise to the protein MQLTEYAERVRAQILQIPSVLFHSLAYEDRPPTAGLVKGSVTFSDGSRLHFREFLRLGEPIIRMKYAYHYVSASGGLLFRYDNALDPAAKHLASYPDHKHLPHSIVPSESPPLDQALREAAQHIKRH
- a CDS encoding helix-turn-helix transcriptional regulator; the encoded protein is MGRGSAAGLTQQDLARRLGRPQSYVSKYELRERRLDVIEFVRITRALSADPCEIIRRIKAS